The following nucleotide sequence is from Podospora bellae-mahoneyi strain CBS 112042 chromosome 1 map unlocalized CBS112042p_1, whole genome shotgun sequence.
GATTGCTCGGGGGCTGCGTATGATGGCAACCAGGTCTACTGCACTCCACGTGCTCTTCAGTCTTACCTGACCCAGATCAACCACATTGATCTGACTCGGCGCAGCCCTTCCTATGAGAATCGCCTTTCCAAGTACTCCCACAGAGGTTTTGAGGTGTATTGGCCAGACCTCGACCGGTCCCGCATCGACCCAACCATCTTTGAGCGGAGCTTCCAGCGCACGCTTGGGTTGGCGAGGCTTCTTGTCTTGGAACGCCTCCCTACCCAAGGGGCGAGAGAGACGTACACTGATCAGCGTCGCAAGGAGCGAGGCCGGCCAGCGATTGATCGCTACAGCCGGAACCAGCACAAGCTCTGGGGCAACATCAAGGATGAGCATGAGGACGAGATTGCGGACTGGGCtcttgaggatgaggtctCCAACTATCACACCTTCACGATTCCTTACGGCACCAAGTACCACGCCAAGAAGATTGAGAAGCTGTGCTACACGAGGGATTTGTTGCTCAACGCCGAGTGGAACCAGAAGAAGGACAGGGAGGTGTATCTTCATCGCCACCCTGCCTTCTTTGGCCGGGTCGAGGACGTGGTAAACGACTGCTGCGGATTCTGCCCTGTCCCGACTACGgaccaggagaaggagattgcTGCCGAAGAGGAGAAGTACTTTGTGTCGGGCAAGATCTCTTTCCTCAAAGATGATCCGGGCAGACAGGCTATCGGCTCGTTCAATCCTCTGACGGATGATGACTGGACTGAGATGGCGTATGTTGGTAACACGGCTCGGCTTTGCCAGGCTAtcgttgatggtgatgctgagcaTGTCAAGGACTGGCTTGCTCAGGAAGGAGTTGATCCCAATACTCGGGATTACACTGGTCGCACCCCTCTGCATCTTGCTGTCATGACGTCTACGCCGGAGATTGTTCGTCTTCTTGTCGATGCGGGTGCTAGGCTTGTCGCGCGTCTCGCCGATGGACGGACGGCTCTTCACCTTGCTTCGTCGCGTGGCAGTGTGGAGATTGTTCAGATTCTCATGAACAAGAGCGTTGCTAATGAGGCGGAGcatgaggagaaggaggagaagcgcaAGAAGGAGCTTGCTGCGAACAAGACTGAGGAGGATAAGATGGATGTCGatgagaaggaagaggacggtagcgagaaggaagaagacgaggagtCTGATGGTGAGATGATCGATGGCGAGGACTCTGACGATGAGGGCCGGACTACCACCAGTGGATTTGTCAAGGTGGGGAAGGACGCTGCCGCTGCGGATGAGCTGGCTTTGGAAGAGGCTGAAGAGGAGCCTGATTTCTACGATGTTAACGTCATCGCCTGGGACACTCCTTGCTCTGCCCTTCACTTTGCCATCATGGAGGGTCATtgtgaggttgtcaagactCTGTGCCAGGTATGTCATGCTGGGTCTTGAATGTTGGGAATAGTGCTAACTCTTTTACAGGAATATGGTGCCGATGTTCTGCTGCCCGTCAAGTTCTTGAATAGCAACAAGACCCCATACGGGGCGCTGCTCACTCTTGTCCTTGCGCTGGTTTTACCTGTTCCCAAGGCGAAGGAGATGGCCAAGATCCTCTTGAGTCTTGGGGCTACCTCAGCCCAGGCCGATTTGAACGGCGTTACTGCCTTCCACCGTTATGTCGAGGAGAATGCCGAGTCGTTGCTTGCCACTCTGTGGGAGCACGATGCGGTAGGGACCAAGACGgccatcaaccacatcaGCATGCGTGACCAGTATTCGACCGCAGAGACGGCTCTCGGCGTTGCTATCAAGAAAGGAAATCTTTCTTTGATTCTTCAGTTGCTCGACCATGGCGCTGTGCCTCAGATTGACTTTGAGAGCTGGCTCAAGTCGGCGAGACAATCAGCCGCCATCGAGAGGAACCTGGGCACTTTGGAGGGCAACAAGAAGATGTGGAACGAGATGACGGAGCAGCCCTTGATTCTCGCCATCAACTCCACCGATCCCTCCTCGGCTCTCGAGCTCCTCAAGGCTGGCGCCGACCCCAACGTTGTTACGATGGAGTCTCACAAGCAGATGGACCGTTCGTGGGTCACGGTGGTTAACGGAGAATCTGCCCTCGATCTTGTGAATACCTACCTCATCCGTCTCAAGGAATTCcttgacaagaagaaggatgtgCCCAAGGCCCCAGAGCTTCGTGAGGATCTTGACAGCTGGCTCGATCAGTACGAGAAGTCATCGTACCAGTATGCGATTGCCTCTGCCGAGATTGCCAAACTGAAGGCTGTACACAAGGACCAGATGAGGCAGTATGAGAAAGAGCTTGCTTCGACTGAGGAACCTGAGGGTACGGccgagaagaggaaggcaaTCTTGCAAGCGTTTGTCACATTGGcaaaggtgaaggaggcACTTGTTGAGAAGGGGGCGAAGACCTTCGGAGAGCTTTTCCCGGCCTACAAGGCCCCTGACCCGTTCCCTGACGTCAACACCCTGTACGCGCAAGCAGGCAAGGTTGTGCAGCCGATTGTCGACCCGACGAGGCACCTGTTCCATTTGCAGAATGTCTTTGATGTGACAGACAAGAGACTGCCTGCCTACATCTCTTTGTAAGTTGCTCATCCGTGGGTTTACCTGCTGAAATAGATGCTGACATTGATTTACACAGGTTCGAAGCCGCTTGGTCGGGCGATCttgacaagatcaagaagctctGCTTGACCTCGTGGGACGAAGAGCAAACCGAGGCTCCGCTCAAGATTGCCTTGTACGACAACAAGGGCAATTCTCCCTTCTCGCTGGCGTACTTCCGCGGCCATCATGATGTCGCCAAGGCGATCCTTGAGATTGCCCAGGCTCAGTACACGCCAAGGGAGAAGCCTGAGGCCGAGTACAAGATGCACGTCAA
It contains:
- a CDS encoding uncharacterized protein (EggNog:ENOG503Q4WS; COG:S); protein product: MATTTVPALPVPLTDLPKHLAQHPHTPVTQLFEPYRKYEAHLRESFAQDPSNELLKDPHVNVLPLFTEDTSSLNIRARNLAAESKEERSRYIMPLPKELRRPNGSPATVKDLKEFRHNFNVFSESSLVELDWSNVVAAGSSVVNCLLPVPAEYNRNKRTLREFYHEKFSPASDVDLFLYGLTEEQAIEKIKDIEARVRDSLLTETTTVRTKNAITICSQYPTRHIQIVLRIYNSVSEILTGFDIDCSGAAYDGNQVYCTPRALQSYLTQINHIDLTRRSPSYENRLSKYSHRGFEVYWPDLDRSRIDPTIFERSFQRTLGLARLLVLERLPTQGARETYTDQRRKERGRPAIDRYSRNQHKLWGNIKDEHEDEIADWALEDEVSNYHTFTIPYGTKYHAKKIEKLCYTRDLLLNAEWNQKKDREVYLHRHPAFFGRVEDVVNDCCGFCPVPTTDQEKEIAAEEEKYFVSGKISFLKDDPGRQAIGSFNPLTDDDWTEMAYVGNTARLCQAIVDGDAEHVKDWLAQEGVDPNTRDYTGRTPLHLAVMTSTPEIVRLLVDAGARLVARLADGRTALHLASSRGSVEIVQILMNKSVANEAEHEEKEEKRKKELAANKTEEDKMDVDEKEEDGSEKEEDEESDGEMIDGEDSDDEGRTTTSGFVKVGKDAAAADELALEEAEEEPDFYDVNVIAWDTPCSALHFAIMEGHCEVVKTLCQEYGADVLLPVKFLNSNKTPYGALLTLVLALVLPVPKAKEMAKILLSLGATSAQADLNGVTAFHRYVEENAESLLATLWEHDAVGTKTAINHISMRDQYSTAETALGVAIKKGNLSLILQLLDHGAVPQIDFESWLKSARQSAAIERNLGTLEGNKKMWNEMTEQPLILAINSTDPSSALELLKAGADPNVVTMESHKQMDRSWVTVVNGESALDLVNTYLIRLKEFLDKKKDVPKAPELREDLDSWLDQYEKSSYQYAIASAEIAKLKAVHKDQMRQYEKELASTEEPEGTAEKRKAILQAFVTLAKVKEALVEKGAKTFGELFPAYKAPDPFPDVNTLYAQAGKVVQPIVDPTRHLFHLQNVFDVTDKRLPAYISLFEAAWSGDLDKIKKLCLTSWDEEQTEAPLKIALYDNKGNSPFSLAYFRGHHDVAKAILEIAQAQYTPREKPEAEYKMHVNDTYEDDCSMDDSDNESVCSGGSGPDIYRHIVGGEFTIENIGEVSMKVKSHTKPSEILHRNYPKPGEKGRQYGLLSRAVFNNDMQALKFVLGLAERFAADGGAEDKQTFYPFPDSVFKLAIQKGHTELLAEIIKRTGAGLPLENLVKNTGVEIAEKPTYYQGLTVYGKKRKDWATQGRNSAPGARGLESSPLLLAAQSAQIASVEWFLSDAPLRHYLSFCKSKAAREDVRIKHLGQQKGGFEGAISKWLTDNSDLAIHAAVYTHPTQKSIDLVEYLLKVRPESIDSKDRNGATPLMAACRLGRVEIAKLLVEAGADQKTKDANFDNLLHAALRWKPTREQLKPLLDLLGRDLLVRMLKERNNLKTEGHTPLHTWLLHFTHYTNQYAYKSLADAAAVFNLVADLSPDATRQALRMLDGAGNTPLHSLLMGDTEHGLIGFLLKFEPSLLLIENAVGRTPAELIHEKFVSSKVKVENQPQQNYYWYNRHANTADALAVRNIHTADPRIFVNQGVCAQSAAKHAEINLAKTFFLCKDYLARMENPKRSLVSLHAANMVSQRLGKEYEKGRYKYDLGEVVKGVEDVALVAGSDDEQEEQQKKQERTQWLWEHVISQGYEDSSKGWLETDGKEGAGREWVAPRCVSCQRFHGWGEALQRRESVVPVMN